A region of the Methylomagnum ishizawai genome:
AGAAGGCGTAGAGGATTTCGGTGAAGCCATGGGCACCGGGATTGGCGACCCCCGCCTTGCCCGCGCCGGCCATCACCGCCACCGCGGTCCCGACCAAAACCACCAGGGGCGGAATCAGGATCACCAGGGTGGCCATCTTGACTTCGTAGGCTTCGATCTTCTTGCCCAGGTATTCCGGGGTGCGGCCGATCATCAAGCCGGCCACGAACACCGCGACCAGGGCGAACACGATCATCCCGTACAGCCCCGAACCCACCCCGCCGAAAACCACCTCGCCCAATTGCATCAGCCACAGCGGGATCATGCCGCCCAAAGGCGTGAAGGAATCGTGCATGGCGTTGACCGAACCGTTCGAGGCGGCGGTGGTCGCCACCGCCCACAGCACGGAATCCGCGATGCCGAAGCGGGCCTCCTTGCCTTCCATATTGCCGCCGGGCTGCGTGTCCGAGGCGGCTTGGTCCACGCCCAAGGCCGCGAGGCCCGGATTGCCCGCCTGTTCCAAGGGCACGGCGACCAACACCAGGGCCACGAAAATCAGCGTCATGGCGGCGAGGATGGCCCAACCCTGGCGGGCGTCGCCCACCATCGCGCCGAAGGTATGGCAGAGCGCGGCGGGAATCAGCAGGATGGCGAGCAGTTCCAGGAAATTCGACAGCGGGGTGGGATTCTCGAAGGGATGGGCCGAATTGGCATTGAAGAAACCACCGCCGTTGGTGCCGAGTTGCTTGATGGCGATTTGGGACGCCGCCGGGCCGAGCGCCAGGGTTTGTTCCTTAAGCTCCACCGTGGCCGTGGCCGGCCGGCCCTGGGCGTCGGTCCCGGCTTGCGGATAGCCGACCGGCTGCTGCAAAGCCACGGTCCGATAAGAACCAAAAGTCTGCACCACGCCCTGCCCCACCAAGGCCAAGGCCAGCACCAGGGACAGCGGCAGCAAGATATAAAGGATGCTCCGGGTCAGGTCCACCCAGAAATTGCCGAGGGTCCCGGCGTTCTTGCGGGCGAAGCCGCGGACCAGCGCGACCAAGGTCGCCATGCCGGTGGCGGCGGACACGAAGTTCTGCACCGTGAGGCCGAGCATCTGGGTGAGGTAGCTCATCGTGGTTTCGCCCGAATAGCCCTGCCAGTTGGTATTGGTGGCGAAGCTGACGGCGGTGTTGAAGGCCGAATCCGGGCCGATGGCGGGAAGCCCTTGGGGGTTCAGCGGCAGATAGGCTTGCAGCCGTTGCAGGGCGAACAGCGCCAAGGTGCCCAAGAGGTTGAACAGCAACAGGGCGATGGCATAGTCGGTCCAGCGCATTTCGCGCTTGGGATCGACCCCGGACAGGCGGTAGATCAAGCGCTCGAGCGGGGCCAAACTGGGATCGAACCAAGTCGGCCGGCCTTGGTAGACCCGCGCCATATAGCCGCCCAAGGGCCGGGCCAAGGCCAGCAGCGCGAACAGGTAAAAGGCGATTTGCAGCAGGCTATCCAGGCTCATCAGAATTTCTCCGGGTAGAGCAAGGCGAACACCAGATAGAAGAAGATGCCCAGGGCCAGCAGGCCGCTCAGGAGATAGAGGCCGCTCATGGCGACCTCCGCAGCCGGTCGCAGCCGTAGACGAGGGCGAGGCTGGATCCGAAGAAAACCAGGATGAGAAGGAGATACAGGATGTCCATAGGGACCACCTCGGGAAAGGTTGGCGTTGCGAACCGGCCCGTTCCGGGCCTACCCAGGCCGATGGGCACCGGACCATCGGCATGGCATGATCTTAGGAAAAGGCGGGTAAAAAGTGCGTAAGGTTTCGCGGGGACGGTATAAACAGGGCGTAAAAATCGCCGACGCGTTGTCGTCGCCCCCGATCCGCCCCGAACACCAGGGGATTAATCGCAAACCGCCGTGGATTCCGTGACTTTTTTCGCACTTCGACGATGGAAACTATACGAGACTCAAGACTCAACCATCGTAGGGACGTCCTCGCAGGGAGATCGTTATGGACATCCACCCAGCCAACGAATCCGTGGACCTTTCGCACCTGGGTTATCAACTCCTGGCGATAGCCACCACCGCCGCGGACCTGGCCGCCATCGAACGCCGGGCCAGGGCGGAAAACCTGTTCACGGTGTATACCGTACATGGTTCCGGCCATACCTATATCTGGGGCCGGGAAGAACGGTGGCTCGGCACCGATATGGAAGCGTATTAGGGCGGGCGGCTCGACCGGACCGAGCCGCCCCGCTTCCGGCCCGGTCGCCAGGGTGGATCGATCCGCCGCATCTGGCATCCAATGGCTCGATTATTGCTGTCGGCGGGAATCGCCGCCAATAACACTATTCACCGAGCCGCATGGTCAAAATATCAGAACGCTTATCCCAGCTTTTCAAATCCTCCGCCGAAGCCAGAATCGCCCATGATTTCCTGGAACGGAAACTCCGCTCGGCCCCCTCCTGGGAAACCGAAGACCCGGTCGCGGCCCTGGGGGCCCTGGCCCTGGCCGAACGCGACCCCGAACGCCTGGGGGCGTGGTGCGGGGAATGGCTATCCGATGAGCAAATACAGGTCTTGCGGCGGGCGCTGCGCATGGCCGCCCAGCATCAGCGCGTGTACAAGCGCACCGTGATGCTCTCGCCCCGCGCCCACCTGCTGGTCAAAACCCTGTCCGAACTGGAGGGGCTCAATATGTCCGACGCCATCGAACGGCACTTGGAGCGCGTCCTCGGGGAACGCCATGGCATGATGTTGCGGACGATGATCGACGAAGGCAGCGGCCAGGTCGACCACGACATCCTACCCGCGGCGGCGGGCGGCGAATGAAACCCCGCCCATGTGAAAACCCGCACAAATCCGCGTGAAATCACGCATACCGGCCCAGTCCGCCGCGTCGCCAAGCCCGATATACCCCCCATCCCGCCCGTCCCCATTCCCGGCTTCATTCCCATCCGGCCAGCGTTTCCGCGGGTTTCCGGCACGGTCCCCCTTAGGATAATCCCGGACTATCTTCGCCCGCTTCCAATACCCGCGCGGCGGGTCCGACCAGGAGCGGGTCCGGCTCGCAGGCGACCTTGGGATTCTTGTCGGGATAAGGCAGGGCGTAGAGAAAATGGCGCATGCAATTGATCCGGGCGCGTTTCTTATCGTCGGACTTGATCACCGTCCAGGGCGCGTCGGCGGTATCGGTATGGAAGAACATGGCCTTTTTGGCCTCGGTATATTCGTCCCAGCGGTCCAGGGATTTGATGTCGATGGGGCTGAGCTTCCAATGCTTGAGCGGATCGTCGCGGCGGGAAACGAAGCGCCGCAATTGCTCCTCGCGGCTGACCGAGAACCAGTACTTGAACAGGTGGATGCCGCTGTTCACCCACATCCGCTCCAACAGCGGGGCTTGGCGCAGGAATTCCAGGTATTCCAAGGGCTTGCAAAAGCCCATGACCCGCTCGACCCCGGCCCGGTTGTACCAGGAGCGGTCGAAGAACACCATCTCCCCGGCGGTCGGGAAGTGCCCGATATAACGCTGGAAATACCATTGGCCGCGTTCCACCTCGGTGGGTTTTTCCAAGGCCACGACCCTGGCCCCGCGCGGATTGAGATGCTCCGTGAAGCGCTTGATGGTGCCGCCCTTGCCCGCCGCGTCCCGCCCCTCGAACAGCACGACCACGCGCTGGCCGGATTGTTTCACCCAGCTCTGCACCTTGAGCAGTTCGATCTGCAATTCCTGCTTGAGCCGCTCGTATTCGCGCCTGCGCATCCGGCCCGGATAGGGATAGTCCTGGGGCAGCCGGGCTTCGTCGCTGTCCTCCCCGGTGCCCGCGGGGGCGTTGGCGACCAGGAGCGCGGTGGGTCCGTGGCTGATGGACTCGATTTCCAGCGCGGCTTCCGGGTTGGGCGGTTCCGGGGTTTGCGCCGGGGCGGCGGCGGCGGGATCGGTGGCGGATGCGCCGGGGGTTTTGGGTTTGGATCGACTCATGGCATAGGCTCCTGGGAGGTCGGGGTCGTGTTATCCACCCCCGAAGTGTAGCGGCAAAACCCCGGTCCCAAGCGGCGCCGGCGCGACAGGACTCGCGGCGGAGGGGGCGCTGTTGTATCTTCGTGGTTTTGGGCGGCGCGGACGGGAACGCGACCTGGGCCGCGCCCTAGATTCCGAGGAGGATGGACGACGTGAAGCTGTTGTTTTGTTGCATGGGGAATATCTGCCGTTCCCCGATGGCGGAGGGTTTATTCAGGCGCCTGGCGGAGGACGCCGGGTTCGGGGACGCGGTCTTCGTCGATTCGGCGGGTACCCATGCCAACTTCCCGGACGCGCCGCCCGACCCGCGCGCCCAAAAAGCCATGGCGGAACTGGGCATCGATATCAGCGGGCAGCGGGCGCGGGCGGTGCGGCGGGCGGATTTCGAGCGCTTCGACCTGGTCCTGGCCATGGACGGCCACAACTTCGACACGCTGCGCTATATCTGCCCCAAGCAGCATGTCCACAAGATCGTGCGGATGCTGGATTACGCCCCCCGGCTCGGGACCCGGAGCCTGCCCGACCCCTTCCATGCCGACGACGAGGCTTTCATCGAGGTCCGGGAGATGTTGGAAGCCGCGGCGGCGGGATTGCTGGAAGCGCTCAGGCCGAACTTGACCGCGGGCTAAGGGCTTGAAAACAGGGGGACCGCGCCGCCATCCCAGCCCCGGCCCCAAAAAAGTCGGGCGCGGGCGCTTGAACAAGATTATTAAGGTTCATAGAATAGCCGCGCCTTGGGTACGGAGCATTCGGAAAAGCCACCCACGGGCGTAACCCAGGTTACGGCCCCGGCGGACGCCCGGATAAGCGGCGGGGACGTCCGTTGGCGAATATAAAGGTCTGTTGAGGTAAAAACGCGCTTCCCATCCAAGGCGGGAAACCCACCCGGAACGCCGCGCCCACCGGGCACGACGTTTTGCCGGTCGATCCAAGGAGCGAAATAACAAAGGCCCGGAGAAAGCCCCGCAAAATCAAGCTTTGTTGCGTAACGCGAAGCCGGCGAGTCCGCGCCATCGTTTATGCGGCAAAGCTTTTTGTATTATCAGGGCCGCCCCGCCCATCCCGGAAACTCAAGCTTCGGGATGCCTGCCGTACAGGTGGATCAAACGCGCCAACTCGGCCCCCTGCTCCTCTTGCAATTGATCCCAGCGGAACCGCCAGCGCCAATTGGTATCGTCCATGGTGCCTGGGGTATTCATCCGATAACCCTTGCCCTGCTCCAAGATATCCTGCATCGGCAGTATCGCCAACTTCGCCACCGAGGCCAGTGCGGATTGCGCCAAAGCCCAGGGCATTTTCAGGTTGGACTGGCCCAGATACTCGTAGACATGGGCCCGCTGCGCCTCCGACAAACCCTCGAACCAAGACAAGGTGGTATCGTTATCGTGGGTGCCGGTATAAACAACGTTGTTCGGGGTATGATTATGCGGGAGATAAGGATTATCCGGCCCACCGTCGAAGGCGAATTGCAGGATCAGCATACCGGGAATATCGAAGCGGTTGCGCAGCGCCTCCACTTCCGGCGTGATAATGCCGAGATTCTCGGCCACGAGGGGTAGGCCCGCGCCATCGAGGGTGGCGAACACGGTGTCGAGCAACGCCGCGCCGGGGGCCTCCACCCAGCGGCCATGCATGGCGGTTTCCGATTCGGCGGGAATTTCCCAATAGGCCTCGAATCCCCGGAAATGGTCGATCCTGACCCAGTCGTACAGCGCCAACTGGCTGCGGATGCGGTCCAGCCACCAGCGGAAGCCATCCTCCGCCATCCGCGCCCAAAGGTAATGGGGATTGCCCCAACGCTGCCCGGTGGCGGAGAAATAATCCGGCGGCACCCCGGCCACGACCCGCGCCTGCCCATCCTCCCTGAGGTCGAAATATTCCCGCTGCGCCCAGACATCGGCGCTGTCGCTGGCGATGAAGATGGGCATATCGCCGAACAACAGCACCCCGCGCCGCTTGGCGTAGTCCCGCAATTCCCCCCATTGCTGGAAAAAGACGAATTGCTCGAACCCAACCCGCCCCACGCCCTCCGCCAAGCGCCGCCGGGCCTCGTCCAGCGCGGCGGGTTCGCGGTCGCGCAAGGCGATGGGCCAGTCCTGCCAAGGCCGGTGTTTGAGTTCCTGGCGCAGGGCGATGAACAGCGCATAATCGGCCAGCCAACCCGCCTGCGCCGCGTAGAACCGCCGGTAGGCTTGGCGGTGTTCGTTGTCTGCCGGCAATTGGGCGAAACGCCCGTAAGCCTTGGCCAGGCATTGCCCGCGGTGTCCGGTGGGATCGGGGGCGGTCCAGGCGGCGGCGATATCGGCCTCGTCCAGCCAGCCCCGCCGGAGCAGCCACTCCAGGTCGATCATCCAGGGGTTGCCGGCGTGGGCCGACAGGCATTGGTAGGGCGAGCCGTCGGGATGGGTGGGGCCGATGGGCAGGGTCTGCCAGACCGTGACGCCATGGTCGGCGAGGAAATCCACGAAGCGGTAGGCGTGAGCGCCGAGGTCGCCATTATCGGGGAGGCCGGGCAGGGAAGTGATGTGCAACAGGACGCCGGCGCGGCGCCGGTCGAGGATACTATGGGCTTGCGTCACTTCACACCTACCGTCGATGGGGGATTGGGGGGATATTGGTTCGATTGCATGTCGCTGCTTGAGGGAATGGGCCGGTTAGGCCGATGGCCTGGGGCGGTGAAGCCCGATGGGGTTGAACGGAAGCCGGGACGGGACCGGGGGGATGGCATCGGTTAGGGGCGGCAGCCATGGACTGGGAGGATTGGCGTGTCGCGTGGATCGCTCAGGGATGGCGGACCGAAAAAGGCGGAACCCGGTGGGGCCGGGCTCCGCGGTTCCAGGCACAAATATTATTTTATGCCCGAGGGGGAAATAAAGACCGTGGGACGAAATAAAAGCGCACCCTCCGTTAGCGGGCGAAATGCAGCCGCTGCCCCAGGGCGTCCGGGGTGACCAGCACCACGCCGCCGGGGCTGACATGGAAACGCTTGCGGTCTTCCTCCGGATTCTCGCCGATGACGGTATTGGGCGGGATATGGCAGCCGCGGTCGATGATGGCCTTGGTGATGCGGCAATGGCGGCCGATGTTCACCTCGGGCAGGATCACCGAATCCTTCACCACCGCGTAGGAGTTCACCCGCACATTGCTGAACAGCAGCGAGTGCCGGACCTCCGAACCCGAGATGATGCAGCCGCCCGAGACCATCGAATCCACCGCCATGCCGCGGCGGTCGTCGTCGTCGAACACGAACTTGGCCGGCGGGGTCTGGGCCTGGTAGGTCCAGATCGGCCAATCGTGGTCGTAGAGGTTGAGTTCGGGGTCCACGCCGATCAATTCCATATTGGCCGCCCAATAGGAATCCACCGTGCCCACGTCGCGCCAATAGGCTTGCACGCCGCTTTGCGCGTCGCGGAAGGGATAGGCGAACACCCGGTATTTCTTGATGATCGAGGGAATGATGTCCTTGCCGAAATCGTGGCTGGAACCGGGGGTGTCGGCGTCCTTGATGAGTTGCTCGAATAGGAAGCTGGTGTTGAAGACGTAGATGCCCATCGAAGCCAGGGCGGTATCCGGGCGGTTGGGCATGGGCGGGGGATTCTGCGGCTTCTCGACGAAATCGATGATGCGCTTGTTGTCGTCGACGTGCATGACGCCGAACTCCCTGGCTTCGGCGATGGGCACCTCCATGCAGCCGATGGTGAGGTCGGCTTCCATTTCGGCGTGGTAGGCCATCATCAAGCCGTAGTCCATCTTGTAGACGTGGTCGCCGGCCAGGATCAGGATGTACTCGGAGTTTTGCTGGCGCAGGATATCGAGGTTCTGGTAAACGGCGTCGGCGGTACCGGCATACCAGGATTCTTGTAAACGCTGCTGGGCCGGGAGGATATCCACGAACTCGCCCAGTTCGGCGCGGAGGAAACCCCAACCTTGCTGGATATGGCGGATCAGGGAGTCGGCCTTATACTGGGTCAATACCCCGATTTGGCGTATCCCCGAATTGAGGCAGTTGGACAGCGGAAAATCGATGATACGGAACTTCCCCCCGAAGGGGACGGCGGGTTTGGCCCGCCATTCGGTGAGTTTGTAGAGGCGGCTACCGCGTCCCCCGGCCAGAATCAGCGCCAAAGTGTGCCGGGTGAGGCGGCTAACGAAGCGGGAGGAATGCATCGATTCTGGCATGGGCTAAAGCTCCTCTAAGAGAAAGGTGACGCACACCGAAAGCCCAAATTTGTTAACATTAGGACCGGTGTTCGGGTATCCATAAGACCGCGACATTCTACTCTCAGAGGCCAAATAAAGTGAACTCGACCGAAGCGGGCCGCGCCGCCGGACACGCAGACGAAGCGGATCCGATATCCGAACTCCAGCGCATCATCACCGCCCGCCATCCCGATCCCTTCGCGGTATTGGGCCGGCACCCGGCTCCGGGGGGCGAGGTGCTGCGGGCCTTGCTGCCACGGGCGGAAGCCGTGCGCCTCGGCACCGACGGCCCCCCATTCCAGCGCGTTCCCGGCACGCCCCTGTTCGAATGCCGGCTGGACCGCGCCGCCAAGCTCCCCCGCCATTACCGGCTGTCCTGGACCGACGGGACCGGGCAAACCCACGAATATTGCGATCCCTACACTTTCCCGCCGCAGATATCCGACTTCGACCTCTACCTGTTCGGCGAGGGCAAGCATTGGCATATCCACCGCATCCTCGGCACCCACCCGCAGACGGTCGATGGCATTCCAGGCGTCCGCTTCGCGACCTGGGCACCCAATGCCGAGCGGGTCAGCGTGGTCGGCGACTTCAACGCCTGGGATGGACGCTGCCATCCGCTGCGGATGCGGGGCGGCGGCGGGGTCTGGGAGTTGTTCGTCCCGGAAATCGCGCCGGGCACGGTCTATAAATTCGAAATCCGCAACCGCCAGCACGGCACGGTCCTGCTCAAGACCGATCCCTACGGGCGTCAATTCGAGGTCCGCCCCGACAACGCCGCCATCGTCGCCGCCGCCCCGGAATACGCTTGGGCCGACGCGGCCTGGATCGAGGACCGCAAAAGCCGCGACTGGCTGCACGAACCCCTGTCGGTGTACGAAGTCCATCTCGGCTCCTGGCAGCGGGACCACGACGGCGGCTTCCTCAACTACCGCGTCCTGGCCGAGCGCCTCGTGGCCCATGCGAAGGCCCATGGCTTCACCCATATCGAACTCCTGCCCATCACCGAGCATCCCTACGATGGCTCCTGGGGCTATCAAACCACCGGTTATTTCGCCCCGACCAGCCGCTTCGGCACGCCGGACGATTTCCGCGCCTTCGTCGATCATTGCCATACCCATGGCATCGGCGTGTTGCTCGACTGGGTGCCGGCCCATTTCCCCAAGGACGCCCACGGGCTGGCCTGGTTCGACGGCACGCCGCTCTATGAGCACGAAGACCCCAGATTGGGCGAACACCGCGACTGGGGCACCTTGATCTACAACTTCGGGCGCAACGAAGTCCGCAACTTCCTGATCGGCAGCGCCTTGTTCTGGCTGGAGGAATTCCATCTCGACGGGCTCAGGGTCGACGCCGTGGCCTCGATGCTGTACCTGGATTATTCCCGCGAGCCGGGCGACTGGATTCCCAACAAATACGGCGGCAACGAAAACCTGGAAGCCATCGCCTTCCTGCGGGAACTCAACACCGTCGCCCACCAGCAATTCCCCGGCACCCTGGTCGTCGCCGAGGAATCCACCGCCTGGCCGCAAGTCACCCGTCCGACCTGGACCGGCGGCCTGGGCTTCTCCCTGAAATGGAACATGGGCTGGATGCACGACACCCTGGTCTACATGGGCAAAGACCCAGTGCATCGCCAATACCACCACGACCAACTGACCTTCGGCCTACTGTACGCCTTCACCGAGAACTTCATCCTACCGTTCTCGCATGACGAAGTGGTGCATGGCAAAAAATCCCTGCTGGGCAAGATGCCGGGCGACGAATGGCGGCGCTTCGCCAACCTCCGGCTGCTCTACACCTTCATGTTCACCTATCCCGGCAAGAAGCTGCTGTTCATGGGCTGCGAATTCGCCCAGGCCGAGGAATGGAACGCCGCCAAAACCCTGGACTGGTATCTCTACGACCGCGCCAACCACCGCGGCATCGCCACCCTGGTCGGCGACCTCAACCGCATCTATACCCGCTACCCCGCCCTATACCGCTACGATGGCGACGGCCAGGGCTTCGAATGGATCGATTGCCACGACGCCCCGCAATCGGTGCTGAGCTACATCCGCCGGGCCAAGGACGAGTTCGTGGCGGTGGCCTTCAACTTCACGCCCATCCCCCGCCATAACTACCGCATCGGCGTCCCGGCGGCCGGCACCTACCGCGAAATCTTCAATTCCGACTCGATCTACTACGGCGGCAGCAATATGGGCAACCCGCCGCTGGAAGCCGAACCCCAGGCCTGGATGGGCCGTCCCTATGCCCTCAACATCACCCTGCCGCCCCTGGCCGGGATCGTCCTGATCCGCGAGCAGCCCGAGGCGGCGCTACCCGAAACACCCGGTGCCAAGGACGCGCCAGAAGTCGCTCCATGAAAAAAATCCTGTTCGTCACCAGCGAAGCCTATCCCCTCATCAAAACCGGCGGCTTGGCCGATGTCTCCGGCAGCCTGCCCATCGCGCTACGGGCCTTGGGCCACGATGTCCGCATCCTGATGCCGGGCTACGAACCGGCCATCGCGGCCGGCGAATTCCAAACGGTCAAGGTGCTGCACAAAGACAAAGGCATCGCCATCCTGGAAGGGCTGCTACCCGGCTCCGAGGTGCCGGTATGGCTGCTGACCCATGACGATTATTTCGCCCGGCCCGGCAACCCCTATCTGGCCACCGA
Encoded here:
- the kdpA gene encoding potassium-transporting ATPase subunit KdpA encodes the protein MSLDSLLQIAFYLFALLALARPLGGYMARVYQGRPTWFDPSLAPLERLIYRLSGVDPKREMRWTDYAIALLLFNLLGTLALFALQRLQAYLPLNPQGLPAIGPDSAFNTAVSFATNTNWQGYSGETTMSYLTQMLGLTVQNFVSAATGMATLVALVRGFARKNAGTLGNFWVDLTRSILYILLPLSLVLALALVGQGVVQTFGSYRTVALQQPVGYPQAGTDAQGRPATATVELKEQTLALGPAASQIAIKQLGTNGGGFFNANSAHPFENPTPLSNFLELLAILLIPAALCHTFGAMVGDARQGWAILAAMTLIFVALVLVAVPLEQAGNPGLAALGVDQAASDTQPGGNMEGKEARFGIADSVLWAVATTAASNGSVNAMHDSFTPLGGMIPLWLMQLGEVVFGGVGSGLYGMIVFALVAVFVAGLMIGRTPEYLGKKIEAYEVKMATLVILIPPLVVLVGTAVAVMAGAGKAGVANPGAHGFTEILYAFSSAGNNNGSAFAGLSANTPFYNTALGIAMLFARFWLAVPTLAIAGSLAAKKIVPAGVGTLPTHTPLFVALLIGTVAVVGALAFLPVLALGPVAEHLQMIGVH
- the kdpF gene encoding K(+)-transporting ATPase subunit F, which codes for MSGLYLLSGLLALGIFFYLVFALLYPEKF
- the ppk2 gene encoding polyphosphate kinase 2, with the translated sequence MSRSKPKTPGASATDPAAAAPAQTPEPPNPEAALEIESISHGPTALLVANAPAGTGEDSDEARLPQDYPYPGRMRRREYERLKQELQIELLKVQSWVKQSGQRVVVLFEGRDAAGKGGTIKRFTEHLNPRGARVVALEKPTEVERGQWYFQRYIGHFPTAGEMVFFDRSWYNRAGVERVMGFCKPLEYLEFLRQAPLLERMWVNSGIHLFKYWFSVSREEQLRRFVSRRDDPLKHWKLSPIDIKSLDRWDEYTEAKKAMFFHTDTADAPWTVIKSDDKKRARINCMRHFLYALPYPDKNPKVACEPDPLLVGPAARVLEAGEDSPGLS
- a CDS encoding low molecular weight protein-tyrosine-phosphatase; its protein translation is MDDVKLLFCCMGNICRSPMAEGLFRRLAEDAGFGDAVFVDSAGTHANFPDAPPDPRAQKAMAELGIDISGQRARAVRRADFERFDLVLAMDGHNFDTLRYICPKQHVHKIVRMLDYAPRLGTRSLPDPFHADDEAFIEVREMLEAAAAGLLEALRPNLTAG
- the malQ gene encoding 4-alpha-glucanotransferase; this encodes MTQAHSILDRRRAGVLLHITSLPGLPDNGDLGAHAYRFVDFLADHGVTVWQTLPIGPTHPDGSPYQCLSAHAGNPWMIDLEWLLRRGWLDEADIAAAWTAPDPTGHRGQCLAKAYGRFAQLPADNEHRQAYRRFYAAQAGWLADYALFIALRQELKHRPWQDWPIALRDREPAALDEARRRLAEGVGRVGFEQFVFFQQWGELRDYAKRRGVLLFGDMPIFIASDSADVWAQREYFDLREDGQARVVAGVPPDYFSATGQRWGNPHYLWARMAEDGFRWWLDRIRSQLALYDWVRIDHFRGFEAYWEIPAESETAMHGRWVEAPGAALLDTVFATLDGAGLPLVAENLGIITPEVEALRNRFDIPGMLILQFAFDGGPDNPYLPHNHTPNNVVYTGTHDNDTTLSWFEGLSEAQRAHVYEYLGQSNLKMPWALAQSALASVAKLAILPMQDILEQGKGYRMNTPGTMDDTNWRWRFRWDQLQEEQGAELARLIHLYGRHPEA
- the glgC gene encoding glucose-1-phosphate adenylyltransferase, which codes for MPESMHSSRFVSRLTRHTLALILAGGRGSRLYKLTEWRAKPAVPFGGKFRIIDFPLSNCLNSGIRQIGVLTQYKADSLIRHIQQGWGFLRAELGEFVDILPAQQRLQESWYAGTADAVYQNLDILRQQNSEYILILAGDHVYKMDYGLMMAYHAEMEADLTIGCMEVPIAEAREFGVMHVDDNKRIIDFVEKPQNPPPMPNRPDTALASMGIYVFNTSFLFEQLIKDADTPGSSHDFGKDIIPSIIKKYRVFAYPFRDAQSGVQAYWRDVGTVDSYWAANMELIGVDPELNLYDHDWPIWTYQAQTPPAKFVFDDDDRRGMAVDSMVSGGCIISGSEVRHSLLFSNVRVNSYAVVKDSVILPEVNIGRHCRITKAIIDRGCHIPPNTVIGENPEEDRKRFHVSPGGVVLVTPDALGQRLHFAR
- the glgB gene encoding 1,4-alpha-glucan branching protein GlgB — protein: MNSTEAGRAAGHADEADPISELQRIITARHPDPFAVLGRHPAPGGEVLRALLPRAEAVRLGTDGPPFQRVPGTPLFECRLDRAAKLPRHYRLSWTDGTGQTHEYCDPYTFPPQISDFDLYLFGEGKHWHIHRILGTHPQTVDGIPGVRFATWAPNAERVSVVGDFNAWDGRCHPLRMRGGGGVWELFVPEIAPGTVYKFEIRNRQHGTVLLKTDPYGRQFEVRPDNAAIVAAAPEYAWADAAWIEDRKSRDWLHEPLSVYEVHLGSWQRDHDGGFLNYRVLAERLVAHAKAHGFTHIELLPITEHPYDGSWGYQTTGYFAPTSRFGTPDDFRAFVDHCHTHGIGVLLDWVPAHFPKDAHGLAWFDGTPLYEHEDPRLGEHRDWGTLIYNFGRNEVRNFLIGSALFWLEEFHLDGLRVDAVASMLYLDYSREPGDWIPNKYGGNENLEAIAFLRELNTVAHQQFPGTLVVAEESTAWPQVTRPTWTGGLGFSLKWNMGWMHDTLVYMGKDPVHRQYHHDQLTFGLLYAFTENFILPFSHDEVVHGKKSLLGKMPGDEWRRFANLRLLYTFMFTYPGKKLLFMGCEFAQAEEWNAAKTLDWYLYDRANHRGIATLVGDLNRIYTRYPALYRYDGDGQGFEWIDCHDAPQSVLSYIRRAKDEFVAVAFNFTPIPRHNYRIGVPAAGTYREIFNSDSIYYGGSNMGNPPLEAEPQAWMGRPYALNITLPPLAGIVLIREQPEAALPETPGAKDAPEVAP